A window of the Juglans microcarpa x Juglans regia isolate MS1-56 chromosome 5D, Jm3101_v1.0, whole genome shotgun sequence genome harbors these coding sequences:
- the LOC121266385 gene encoding uncharacterized protein At4g28440-like, protein MESIMETIQPQQQEQGSASRSEKRKPVFVKVDQLKPGTSGHTLIAKVLTSNKVLQKGRAASQHLRQTRIAECLIGDDTATILFTARNDQVDLMKPGATVILRNAKIDMFKGSMRLAVDKWGRIEVTEPAKFAVQEDNNLSLVEYELVNVVEE, encoded by the exons ATGGAGTCTATTATGGAGACGATTCAGCCTCAGCAACAAGAACAAGGGAGCGCGAGCAGATCGGAAAAGAGAAAGCCGGTGTTCGTGAAAGTGGATCAGCTGAAACCAGGAACGAGCGGTCACACACTGATCGCCAAGGTCTTGACCTCCAACAAGGTCTTGCAGAAGGGCCGCGCTGCCTCTCAGCACCTCCGCCAGACTCGCATCGCCGAGTGCCTTATCGGTGACGACACCGCCACCATCCTTTTCACCGCTCGCAACGATCAAG TTGACTTGATGAAGCCGGGCGCCACTGTAATTCTTCGTAACGCAAAGATTGACATGTTTAAGGGGTCTATGAGGCTTGCTGTTGACAAATGGGGCCGCATTGAAGTTACTGAACCTGCTAAGTTCGCAGTTCAAGAGGATAACAATCTCTCCCTGGTTGAATATGAGTTGGTGAATGTAGTCGAAGAGTGA
- the LOC121266388 gene encoding protein NUCLEAR FUSION DEFECTIVE 6, mitochondrial-like isoform X3 yields MSFAAATAARSVLRSTSARTASAARLTAGAGAGARARPASSPFRIPKQNPIAHRIFRSPVEMSCCVETLLPYHTATASALLNSMLSASLRSYCWTPEDG; encoded by the exons ATGTCATTCGCCGCCGCCACAGCCGCCAGGTCCGTCCTCCGCTCCACATCGGCACGAACCGCCTCGGCGGCGAGGCTTACGGCCGGAGCCGGAGCCGGAGCTAGGGCCAGACCCGCAAGTTCACCATTTCGTATCCCCAAACAAAACCCTATCGCACATCGCATTTTCAG GTCTCCTGTGGAGATGAGCTGCTGTGTGGAAACGCTGCTTCCGTATCACACTGCCACTGCTTCCGCATTGCTCAACTCCATGCTCTCCGCCTCTCTTCGCAGCTACTGTTGGACTCCagaag ATGGATGA
- the LOC121266388 gene encoding protein NUCLEAR FUSION DEFECTIVE 6, mitochondrial-like isoform X1 → MSFAAATAARSVLRSTSARTASAARLTAGAGAGARARPASSPFRIPKQNPIAHRIFRSPVEMSCCVETLLPYHTATASALLNSMLSASLRSYCWTPEGQEKTR, encoded by the exons ATGTCATTCGCCGCCGCCACAGCCGCCAGGTCCGTCCTCCGCTCCACATCGGCACGAACCGCCTCGGCGGCGAGGCTTACGGCCGGAGCCGGAGCCGGAGCTAGGGCCAGACCCGCAAGTTCACCATTTCGTATCCCCAAACAAAACCCTATCGCACATCGCATTTTCAG GTCTCCTGTGGAGATGAGCTGCTGTGTGGAAACGCTGCTTCCGTATCACACTGCCACTGCTTCCGCATTGCTCAACTCCATGCTCTCCGCCTCTCTTCGCAGCTACTGTTGGACTCCagaag GGCAAGAGAAGACTAGATGA
- the LOC121266388 gene encoding protein NUCLEAR FUSION DEFECTIVE 6, mitochondrial-like isoform X4, with amino-acid sequence MSFAAATAARSVLRSTSARTASAARLTAGAGAGARARPASSPFRIPKQNPIAHRIFRSPVEMSCCVETLLPYHTATASALLNSMLSASLRSYCWTPEDS; translated from the exons ATGTCATTCGCCGCCGCCACAGCCGCCAGGTCCGTCCTCCGCTCCACATCGGCACGAACCGCCTCGGCGGCGAGGCTTACGGCCGGAGCCGGAGCCGGAGCTAGGGCCAGACCCGCAAGTTCACCATTTCGTATCCCCAAACAAAACCCTATCGCACATCGCATTTTCAG GTCTCCTGTGGAGATGAGCTGCTGTGTGGAAACGCTGCTTCCGTATCACACTGCCACTGCTTCCGCATTGCTCAACTCCATGCTCTCCGCCTCTCTTCGCAGCTACTGTTGGACTCCagaag ACAGCTGA
- the LOC121266388 gene encoding protein NUCLEAR FUSION DEFECTIVE 6, mitochondrial-like isoform X2, translating into MSFAAATAARSVLRSTSARTASAARLTAGAGAGARARPASSPFRIPKQNPIAHRIFRSPVEMSCCVETLLPYHTATASALLNSMLSASLRSYCWTPEDS; encoded by the exons ATGTCATTCGCCGCCGCCACAGCCGCCAGGTCCGTCCTCCGCTCCACATCGGCACGAACCGCCTCGGCGGCGAGGCTTACGGCCGGAGCCGGAGCCGGAGCTAGGGCCAGACCCGCAAGTTCACCATTTCGTATCCCCAAACAAAACCCTATCGCACATCGCATTTTCAG GTCTCCTGTGGAGATGAGCTGCTGTGTGGAAACGCTGCTTCCGTATCACACTGCCACTGCTTCCGCATTGCTCAACTCCATGCTCTCCGCCTCTCTTCGCAGCTACTGTTGGACTCCagaag ATTCTTGA
- the LOC121266389 gene encoding uncharacterized protein LOC121266389, protein MVSYFTNHEGYESLLILQCWCLLNDIFLLFLVEAMVAEDHNIPNGWPLGLGIVNIRLRVVQSLPAAGIEPHSLHMQSSSFSSFSSSNLDTESTASFFQDRSVSLGRLIGLRPGERRRLYMPKSIPFQGHDTISKRDAPSDVSRGGGQRVLDILQGICIPLLTGALEKISRSKSKSRKS, encoded by the exons ATGGTGTCCTACTTCACGAATCACGAAGGATATGAAAGTCTCCTAATTCTTCAATGTTGGTGTCTCTTAAACGACattttcttgctttttcttGTGGAAGCCATGGTCGCAGAG GACCATAATATACCCAATGGATGGCCTCTCGGGCTTGGGATTGTGAACATTAGACTTAGAGTCGTGCAGAGCTTACCGGCTGCTGGAATAGAGCCTCACTCTTTGCACATGCAATCATCCAGTTTCTCTTCATTCTCATCCTCCAACCTTGATACTGAG TCCACAGCATCCTTCTTTCAAGATCGTAGTGTGTCGCTGGGTCGGCTAATTGGACTTAGACCAGGTGAAAGAAGAAGGTTATACATGCCAAAATCAATCCCTTTCCAAGGCCATGATACGATATCCAAAAGGGATGCACCATCTGATGTCTCTAGAGGAGGAGGACAAAGAGTGCTGGATATTTTACAAGGAATTTGCATACCTCTACTAACTGGTGCGCTAGAAAAGATTAGCCGAAGTAAGAGCAAGTCAAGAAAGTCATGA
- the LOC121266390 gene encoding protein E6-like produces MAASSAKLFSFLFLITLSFSVQIYARESQFFSKVTNVNIPAKERTAPPKKEETTSSEQEDQDQPAFIPDAQGGYGLYGHESTELSHASTTLTNVNAAPYTTTPTNVPYKTQFTSNPTNVPYKNEFEDEESLNKYLNANDNNDNKNNYYNGANQYYNNNNYYNNKINRNRANQNDLVNTRLTEKEYTTTTTPTANENNYYSGANQYRQGMSDTRFLENGKYYYDLNNENLNYNPNQYAGNSRAVNPRNGYGNKVYYGNRENSFENNKSMEGYQNEEEFQEEQGEFVP; encoded by the coding sequence ATGGCAGCTTCCTCTGCAAAactcttctcttttctcttcctcaTCACACTCTCCTTCTCTGTGCAAATTTATGCTAGAGAAAGCCAGTTCTTCAGCAAAGTCACAAATGTCAACATCCCTGCCAAGGAAAGAACAGCACCccccaaaaaagaagaaactacTTCTAGcgaacaagaagatcaagatcagCCCGCCTTCATTCCAGACGCCCAAGGTGGCTACGGCCTCTACGGCCACGAATCTACGGAGCTCTCTCACGCCTCCACCACCCTAACCAATGTCAATGCCGCACCCTACACCACCACCCCCACCAATGTCCCCTACAAAACCCAGTTTACCAGTAACCCCACCAATGTCCCATACAAAAACGAGTTTGAGGACGAGGAATCCTTGAACAAGTACCTCAACGCCAACGACAACAACGACAACAAGAACAACTACTACAACGGTGCCAACCAGTactacaacaacaacaactatTACAACAACAAGATCAACAGAAACAGAGCCAACCAAAATGACTTGGTTAACACAAGGCTAACGGAGAAAGAgtacaccaccaccaccacccccacGGCCAACGAGAACAACTACTACAGCGGTGCCAACCAGTACAGGCAAGGGATGAGCGACACGAGGTTTTTGGAGAATGGCAAATACTATTACGACCTCAACAATGAGAATCTCAATTACAATCCTAACCAGTATGCAGGGAACTCAAGAGCTGTGAACCCAAGAAACGGGTACGGAAACAAGGTCTATTATGGCAACAGGGAGAACTCCTTTGAGAACAATAAATCCATGGAAGGGTACCAAAATGAGGAAGAGTTCCAAGAGGAGCAAGGCGAGTTCGTGCCGTGA
- the LOC121266392 gene encoding dnaJ homolog subfamily B member 13-like, translating into MGVDYYKVLQVDKSAKDDDLKKAYRKLAMKWHPDKNPNNKKEAESKFKQISEAYEVLSDPQKRAIYDQYGEEGLKGQVPPPDAGGPAGASFFQSGDGPTTFRFNPRNANDIFAEFFGFSSPFGGMGGSGMRSSSRSFGGMYGDDIFSSFGESRPMSQGPRKAAPIENTLLCSLEELYKGTTKKMKISREIADASGKTLPVEEILTIEIKPGWKKGTKITFPEKGNEQPYVIPADLVFIVDEKPHSTFTRDGNDLVITLKITLAEALTGYTVHLTTLDGRSLTIPINNVIHPSYEEVVPKEGMPIPKDPSRRGNLRIKFNIKFPTRLTAEQKSGIKKLLAS; encoded by the exons ATGGGTGTGGATTACTACAAGGTATTGCAGGTAGACAAGAGCGCCAAGGATGATGATTTGAAGAAAGCTTACAGGAAGCTTGCCATGAAATGGCACCCTGATAAGAACCCAAACAATAAGAAAGAAGCAGAGTCCAAATTCAAACAGATCTCTGAGGCGTATGAG GTTCTAAGTGATCCCCAAAAGAGAGCAATCTATGATCAGTATGGCGAAGAAGGGCTTAAAGGTCAAGTGCCTCCACCTGATGCTGGGGGACCTGCTGGCGCTTCCTTCTTCCAATCTGGGGATGGCCCAACGACATTCAGATTCAACCCCAGAAATGCGAATGACATTTTTGCCGAATTTTTTGGCTTTTCAAGCCCTTTCGGAGGTATGGGAGGCAGTGGCATGAGGAGTAGTTCAAGGTCCTTCGGCGGGATGTATGGGGATGACATCTTTAGCTCATTTGGGGAGAGCAGACCGATGAGTCAGGGTCCGCGAAAGGCTGCTCCTATTGAAAATACGCTGCTCTGTAGCCTCGAGGAGCTATATAAGGGGACTACCAAAAAGATGAAGATCTCAAGGGAAATTGCGGATGCCAGTGG GAAGACCTTGCCTGTGGAGGAAATTCTAACCATCGAAATTAAGCCTGGGTGGAAGAAGGGAACAAAAATCACCTTCCCAGAGAAAGGGAACGAGCAGCCATATGTCATTCCTGCGGATCTTGTATTCATAGTTGATGAGAAACCGCACAGCACATTTACAAGGGATGGTAACGACCTGGTCATCACACTGAAGATTACGCTTGCAGAAGCTTTAACAGGTTACACAGTCCATCTCACAACACTTGATGGAAGGAGCTTGACCATTCCCATCAACAATGTAATTCATCCAAGCTATGAAGAGGTTGTGCCAAAAGAAGGTATGCCAATACCAAAAGATCCCTCAAGGAGAGGTAACCTAAGAATCAAGTTCAACATCAAATTCCCAACAAGGTTGACTGCTGAGCAGAAGTCTGGAATCAAGAAACTTTTGGCATCTTAA